One region of Bacteroidota bacterium genomic DNA includes:
- a CDS encoding T9SS type A sorting domain-containing protein, translating into MYKIRIVLPILVMFLGTKVNAFIPKPDKVVICVLENHGFPQIIGSASAPYINYLAGIGANMVEFYALTHPSQPNYIMLFSGDNQGVTTDNVPTGTPWSVPNLGASLLNAGFTFGGYSEDLPGVGSNVASSGGYARKHNPWVNWQGTGTNQIPASCNMPLTMFPTDFNQLPDLSFVVPNQDNDMHNGSDPARIVVGDEWVRTHLEAYVNWAMTHNSLFILTFDEDNNLYQNRIPTIFVGPMVQAGTYFANGYHHYDHLRTLEEMYGLPYAGASATAAPILEIWRTTGIQNPSGNGIRAIVYPNPVRSESNLLISSDGEIQGSGLEFHIYDVIGNTVRKILVPDFNSNTSLTFHKEGLTAGIYYWRIFQKNRVLSAGKVVIE; encoded by the coding sequence ATGTATAAAATCAGGATAGTACTTCCCATCCTGGTTATGTTTTTGGGAACTAAAGTCAATGCCTTTATTCCAAAGCCTGATAAAGTAGTGATTTGTGTTCTCGAAAATCATGGTTTCCCTCAAATAATTGGTTCCGCCTCTGCTCCATACATCAATTACCTTGCTGGTATAGGTGCTAATATGGTTGAATTTTATGCATTAACACATCCAAGTCAACCCAATTACATTATGTTGTTTTCTGGCGATAATCAAGGGGTGACAACTGACAATGTTCCTACAGGCACTCCCTGGTCAGTTCCAAACCTTGGAGCTTCACTTCTCAATGCCGGATTTACTTTCGGGGGATATTCTGAAGACCTTCCGGGAGTCGGTTCAAATGTTGCCAGTTCAGGTGGATATGCACGTAAACACAATCCCTGGGTGAATTGGCAAGGTACAGGAACGAATCAAATCCCGGCAAGTTGTAATATGCCTTTAACAATGTTTCCTACAGACTTTAATCAATTGCCTGATCTGAGTTTTGTAGTTCCTAATCAGGACAATGATATGCACAATGGCAGTGATCCTGCCAGGATTGTTGTAGGTGATGAATGGGTGAGAACTCATCTTGAAGCTTATGTGAATTGGGCGATGACTCACAACAGTTTATTCATTCTTACTTTTGACGAAGACAACAATTTGTATCAAAATCGTATTCCAACAATTTTTGTAGGCCCTATGGTGCAGGCCGGAACATATTTTGCGAATGGGTATCACCATTATGATCATTTGCGCACTCTGGAAGAGATGTATGGATTGCCTTATGCGGGAGCAAGTGCTACAGCTGCACCAATACTTGAAATCTGGAGAACAACAGGAATTCAGAATCCTTCCGGAAATGGAATTCGTGCGATCGTTTATCCAAATCCTGTCAGGTCAGAATCGAATCTCCTTATTTCATCCGATGGAGAAATTCAAGGTTCAGGTTTGGAATTTCACATTTATGATGTTATTGGCAACACTGTCAGGAAAATCCTTGTCCCAGACTTCAATTCGAACACTTCCCTTACTTTCCATAAAGAAGGTCTAACAGCAGGAATATACTATTGGAGAATATTTCAGAAAAATCGGGTTCTTTCCGCTGGAAAAGTGGTCATTGAATAA
- the guaA gene encoding glutamine-hydrolyzing GMP synthase, giving the protein MHETILIIDFGSQYTQLIARRIRELNVYCEIHPFHHIPLIDKNTKGVILSGSPSSVRDSNAPQIDLESIRKKIPVLGVCYGAQLMAAQNGGEVMPSKIREYGRATLKSINSADRLFKDIPMASTVWMSHADTIARIPDNFEILASTSDVKVAAYKIKGEATFGIQFHPEVTHSTDGKALLRNFLIDICGCTRDWTPASFVDDSIKKLKETIGNDQVVLGLSGGVDSSVAAILLHKAIGANLHCIFVDNGLLRKNEYDSVLNSYRHMGLNISGVDAKQQFYSALKGISDPEQKRKAIGRVFIEVFDAEAHRIKDVKWLGQGTIYPDVIESVSVKGPSATIKSHHNVGGLPEKMNLKVIEPLKALFKDEVRRVGKELGIDDVILNRHPFPGPGLAIRILGEITPEKIAIVQEADALFIEGLKSHNLYNEVWQAGVILLPVQSVGVMGDERTYENAIVLRAVTSVDGMTADWCHLPHTFLAQMSNEIINKVKGINRVVYDISSKPPATIEWE; this is encoded by the coding sequence ATGCACGAGACCATTCTGATTATTGATTTTGGTTCCCAATATACCCAGCTGATTGCGCGCCGAATCCGGGAACTGAATGTATACTGCGAAATTCATCCGTTTCATCATATACCTCTGATCGATAAAAATACCAAAGGGGTGATATTATCGGGTAGTCCGTCCTCGGTGCGGGATTCAAATGCTCCTCAAATTGATTTAGAATCAATTCGGAAGAAGATACCTGTCCTTGGTGTTTGTTATGGAGCCCAATTGATGGCCGCACAGAATGGAGGCGAAGTAATGCCGTCTAAAATCAGGGAATACGGCAGGGCAACATTAAAGAGCATTAATTCCGCTGACCGTCTTTTCAAGGATATTCCGATGGCTTCCACGGTATGGATGTCGCATGCTGATACCATTGCAAGAATTCCTGATAATTTTGAAATTCTCGCCAGCACATCGGATGTCAAAGTCGCAGCTTACAAGATTAAAGGCGAAGCGACTTTTGGAATCCAATTTCATCCTGAAGTGACACATTCAACAGATGGAAAAGCATTGCTTCGAAATTTCCTGATTGATATTTGCGGATGTACCAGGGATTGGACTCCCGCATCCTTTGTTGATGATTCTATAAAGAAACTGAAGGAGACCATCGGAAACGATCAGGTTGTCCTTGGACTGTCAGGAGGTGTCGATTCGAGTGTTGCTGCGATATTATTGCACAAGGCTATCGGCGCTAACCTGCATTGTATTTTTGTCGACAATGGGTTGTTACGTAAGAATGAATACGATTCGGTTTTGAATTCTTACCGTCACATGGGCCTGAACATTTCAGGCGTTGACGCGAAACAACAATTCTATTCTGCTTTGAAAGGAATTTCTGATCCTGAACAAAAAAGAAAAGCAATCGGAAGGGTTTTCATCGAAGTGTTCGATGCGGAAGCGCACCGTATTAAGGATGTAAAATGGCTGGGTCAGGGAACGATATATCCTGACGTCATTGAATCCGTGAGTGTGAAAGGACCATCTGCCACGATCAAATCCCATCATAATGTTGGCGGACTTCCGGAAAAAATGAACCTCAAGGTTATTGAACCGCTGAAAGCGTTGTTTAAGGATGAGGTTCGCAGAGTCGGGAAAGAGTTGGGAATTGATGATGTTATCCTCAACCGTCATCCGTTCCCGGGACCCGGACTTGCAATTCGTATCCTTGGTGAAATTACACCGGAAAAAATCGCGATTGTGCAGGAAGCTGATGCATTGTTTATCGAAGGATTAAAATCACACAATCTGTACAATGAAGTCTGGCAGGCAGGCGTGATTCTATTGCCCGTTCAATCCGTAGGTGTAATGGGGGATGAAAGGACGTATGAAAATGCAATTGTATTGAGAGCAGTAACATCTGTTGACGGTATGACAGCCGACTGGTGCCATTTACCACATACATTTTTAGCACAAATGTCAAATGAGATAATCAACAAGGTGAAAGGAATCAATCGGGTGGTTTATGATATCAGCTCAAAACCTCCGGCTACCATCGAATGGGAATAG
- a CDS encoding LysM peptidoglycan-binding domain-containing protein has protein sequence MKLIFLFSCCLILQFTNYTQAQTISKKDTSEIRFVNSRKFYIYKVGKGETLFSISQKFKIPQEEIHQFNPDLVKDGLKVKMKLWIPAYSWIKKEEQKEETKNAEEVQPKHKEFNLSFFTKLNLDRIYLPGEPHDSSYIAEPLEKEIETNLQFYQGMQSALVRLKGLGMKARLAIYDTGEDSSRLNKLLFRQELMDENLLLTNLGNSELRKLNDYSLKHEVPFMVSGINVTDFVRMNPKAIALYPSSLLQCRMTGSKAADLFPASNCIVVKTVQAKETERSAIFRQGFLENNPDAKVRFADYGKLGFKGIQDSLSKGKKNVIFIPSSNEDMISTIFNSLKELTADYQLTVVGLPTWQYFETIDPALFDTFHVVLFNAGFVDYKETEIEQFRRYYRDTYNTEPGEAAFQGYDAMFVAGLLYLRKDLDHPDDKNAKLINGLYSDYLFSKTENGQCVENKILHFLQFRNFLPELIK, from the coding sequence TTGAAACTCATTTTTTTATTTAGCTGTTGCCTGATTTTGCAATTTACCAATTACACTCAGGCTCAAACCATTTCCAAAAAAGACACCAGCGAAATTCGGTTTGTTAATTCTCGAAAATTCTATATATATAAAGTAGGGAAAGGCGAAACACTATTTTCCATTTCCCAGAAATTCAAAATTCCACAAGAAGAAATTCATCAGTTTAATCCCGATCTTGTGAAAGATGGATTAAAAGTGAAAATGAAATTGTGGATCCCTGCGTACAGTTGGATAAAAAAGGAAGAACAAAAGGAAGAAACTAAAAATGCAGAGGAAGTTCAACCCAAACACAAAGAATTCAATTTGTCATTTTTTACCAAATTGAATCTTGATCGTATTTACTTACCTGGTGAACCTCACGATTCTTCCTATATCGCTGAACCATTGGAAAAGGAAATCGAAACCAATCTCCAGTTTTATCAGGGCATGCAAAGTGCGCTTGTAAGACTTAAAGGTTTGGGCATGAAAGCCAGACTTGCAATTTATGATACGGGAGAAGACAGCTCTCGTTTGAATAAATTACTTTTCAGGCAGGAACTTATGGATGAAAACTTGTTACTGACAAATTTGGGGAATTCTGAACTTCGTAAATTGAACGACTATTCTTTAAAGCATGAAGTTCCATTTATGGTTTCTGGAATTAATGTGACGGATTTTGTGCGTATGAATCCCAAAGCAATTGCATTGTATCCGTCATCACTTTTGCAGTGCAGGATGACCGGTTCGAAAGCAGCGGATCTTTTTCCTGCATCGAATTGTATTGTTGTAAAGACGGTACAGGCAAAAGAAACAGAGCGATCTGCTATCTTTCGTCAGGGTTTTCTGGAAAATAATCCTGATGCAAAAGTCCGTTTTGCGGATTATGGAAAATTGGGTTTCAAGGGAATTCAGGATAGCTTGTCCAAAGGAAAAAAGAATGTGATTTTTATTCCTTCTTCCAACGAAGACATGATTTCCACAATTTTTAATTCATTGAAAGAGCTTACAGCGGATTATCAGTTAACAGTAGTTGGTCTGCCTACATGGCAATATTTTGAAACAATCGATCCTGCGCTTTTTGATACTTTTCATGTGGTATTATTCAATGCCGGATTTGTGGATTATAAAGAAACTGAAATCGAACAATTCAGAAGGTATTACCGCGACACTTACAATACCGAACCCGGAGAAGCAGCATTCCAGGGTTATGATGCGATGTTTGTTGCCGGCTTATTGTATCTGAGGAAAGATCTCGATCATCCGGATGACAAGAATGCCAAATTGATCAATGGTCTGTATTCAGATTATTTGTTTTCTAAGACTGAAAATGGTCAGTGCGTGGAAAATAAAATACTTCATTTTCTTCAATTCAGAAATTTTCTTCCGGAACTTATCAAATAG
- the hemF gene encoding oxygen-dependent coproporphyrinogen oxidase, with amino-acid sequence MISNDAKEISTWFRDLQLRITSALEEADGHAKFREDSWQRPGGGGGQTRVIEKGLVIEKGGVNFSAVHGKTPDFMRKQTGADHILSEEFYATGVSIVIHPVNPFIPIIHMNVRYFESSDGATYWFGGGIDLTPHYVNHSDAELFHTSLKSVCDKFDPGYYPKFKQWADDYFFIRHRNETRGIGGIFFDQLRDGSEAAPKKDLWNFVKAVGETFAPVYTTIIARNKKMEFGDREKKWQHLRRGRYVEFNLVYDRGTRFGLETDGRTESILMSLPPMAEWIYDFRPEFGSEEQKTLESLKKGINWVTNRSI; translated from the coding sequence ATGATCAGCAACGATGCAAAAGAAATTTCAACCTGGTTCAGGGATCTTCAACTAAGGATAACATCAGCTCTTGAGGAGGCTGATGGTCATGCAAAATTCCGAGAAGATTCCTGGCAGCGGCCCGGTGGTGGTGGCGGACAAACCCGGGTAATTGAAAAGGGATTGGTTATTGAAAAAGGTGGGGTTAATTTTTCGGCAGTGCATGGAAAAACACCGGATTTTATGCGCAAGCAAACTGGTGCGGACCACATCTTGTCTGAGGAATTTTATGCCACCGGTGTTTCAATTGTCATTCATCCGGTTAATCCTTTTATTCCTATCATCCACATGAATGTTCGTTATTTTGAAAGTAGCGATGGTGCGACATACTGGTTTGGAGGAGGAATAGACCTGACACCACATTATGTAAATCATTCGGATGCGGAACTTTTTCACACAAGCTTAAAATCAGTCTGTGATAAGTTTGATCCGGGATATTATCCGAAATTTAAGCAGTGGGCGGATGATTATTTTTTTATTCGTCACAGAAATGAAACCCGTGGTATTGGAGGAATTTTCTTTGATCAACTGCGCGATGGAAGTGAAGCTGCTCCAAAAAAAGACCTTTGGAATTTTGTGAAGGCGGTTGGAGAAACATTTGCGCCCGTCTACACAACGATCATCGCAAGAAACAAGAAAATGGAATTCGGAGATCGTGAAAAGAAATGGCAGCATCTTCGTCGAGGAAGATATGTTGAATTCAATTTGGTTTATGACCGTGGAACACGCTTTGGACTTGAAACGGATGGTCGTACCGAATCCATCCTGATGAGCCTGCCACCAATGGCGGAATGGATTTATGATTTTCGACCAGAGTTTGGTTCTGAAGAGCAAAAGACTCTGGAATCTTTAAAAAAAGGAATAAATTGGGTTACCAATCGCTCCATTTAA
- a CDS encoding glucosaminidase domain-containing protein, with protein sequence MKTSCCHTKNFRQEMDSVLCLNETCENYLRETKIVERSHYWNNVFVFHFFVFFFILCSTDFSFTNGNSVQTVLHGRTKKSEEKPLSKESLRQELDNQHVICPEQVYAQILIESGHLNSYLVTRTNNLLGMRYPFKRQTTAIGIFLPDENIVIKGSQDELKKYRNKNHYAVYANWQDCVRDYKFWQDQCFKLTERYLTFLGNYYAEDVHYVAKIKQLSK encoded by the coding sequence ATGAAAACAAGCTGTTGTCATACCAAAAACTTCCGACAGGAAATGGACTCAGTCCTTTGCCTGAACGAAACCTGTGAGAATTATTTGCGGGAAACTAAAATTGTTGAGCGCTCACATTACTGGAACAATGTATTCGTATTCCATTTCTTTGTATTCTTCTTTATTCTTTGCTCAACAGATTTTTCATTCACAAATGGTAATTCCGTTCAAACTGTACTGCATGGCCGTACAAAGAAATCGGAAGAAAAACCGTTGTCAAAGGAATCATTACGTCAGGAACTGGACAATCAACATGTGATCTGTCCGGAACAGGTCTACGCGCAGATTCTTATTGAATCCGGACATCTGAATTCTTACCTGGTGACCCGTACAAATAACCTGCTTGGAATGAGATATCCATTCAAACGTCAGACTACTGCGATTGGAATCTTTCTTCCGGATGAGAACATCGTTATCAAAGGATCACAGGATGAATTAAAGAAATACAGAAACAAAAACCACTATGCAGTGTATGCCAACTGGCAGGATTGTGTACGTGATTATAAATTCTGGCAAGATCAGTGCTTTAAACTCACTGAGCGTTACCTCACATTCCTTGGTAACTATTATGCTGAAGACGTTCATTATGTTGCCAAGATCAAACAACTATCCAAGTAA
- a CDS encoding tetratricopeptide repeat protein, with protein MKIKLLLLFTIISLQTFAQNFNVQSAANSLNNKDLPGAKKFIDMAGQNESTANNPKMWYYQGKIYLEIYNDSAANANGLDPDAAEKATIGFLNCLKTDAKENYKDDCNKLVWVAGIGAFNKGIEAYSKGESAKASRLYQLVLDVLPLDKDNNLKRNNITTEIVYKNLYFNAIKAKDNEKAKLYVQKLMDMKFNDPKIYLYMSRLNLEDKDTLKAMESIAKGRALFDDNSSLMNEEIRLYILTGRTEELITKLNESIESAPDNENLYFTRASLYEGKKELDKAIADYKKAIEINPDLMDANYNLGVIYFNQGAEKANAANSLKSNEEFEKAKKVFEEKFRSAAPYLEKSLELNPKKTEDDQSLYKSTLQILKLLYARTNETEKYNKVKAQLEAK; from the coding sequence ATGAAAATAAAGTTGCTTTTACTGTTTACGATTATTTCCCTTCAGACTTTTGCACAAAATTTCAATGTGCAAAGCGCGGCCAATTCTTTAAACAATAAAGATCTTCCGGGAGCTAAAAAGTTTATTGATATGGCAGGGCAGAACGAATCAACCGCGAACAATCCGAAAATGTGGTATTACCAGGGAAAAATTTACCTGGAGATCTATAATGATTCAGCTGCCAATGCAAACGGGTTGGATCCTGATGCAGCTGAAAAAGCCACTATCGGCTTTCTGAATTGCCTGAAAACAGATGCCAAAGAAAATTACAAGGACGATTGCAACAAACTTGTCTGGGTTGCAGGTATCGGGGCTTTTAATAAAGGGATAGAAGCGTATTCAAAAGGTGAATCTGCCAAAGCAAGTCGTTTGTATCAATTGGTCTTGGATGTATTGCCACTTGATAAAGACAATAACCTGAAACGAAATAATATTACAACGGAAATCGTTTACAAGAATCTTTACTTTAATGCAATTAAAGCGAAAGACAATGAAAAGGCCAAACTGTACGTTCAGAAATTAATGGATATGAAATTTAATGATCCAAAAATTTATCTGTACATGAGCCGTTTGAATCTGGAAGACAAGGATACTTTAAAAGCGATGGAGTCCATTGCAAAAGGAAGAGCCTTGTTTGACGATAATTCATCGTTGATGAATGAAGAAATTCGTTTGTATATCCTCACAGGAAGAACAGAAGAATTGATCACCAAACTGAATGAATCCATAGAAAGTGCACCGGACAATGAGAATCTTTATTTTACCAGAGCTTCATTGTATGAAGGCAAAAAGGAATTGGATAAAGCAATTGCTGATTACAAAAAAGCCATTGAAATTAACCCGGACCTGATGGATGCGAATTACAACCTTGGTGTCATCTATTTTAACCAGGGAGCAGAGAAGGCGAATGCGGCAAATTCCTTGAAATCAAATGAGGAATTTGAGAAAGCAAAAAAGGTCTTTGAAGAGAAATTCAGATCAGCGGCGCCATACCTGGAAAAGTCGCTTGAGCTGAATCCTAAGAAAACAGAGGATGACCAGAGCCTGTACAAATCAACTTTACAGATCCTGAAATTGCTGTATGCCCGAACCAACGAAACTGAAAAGTACAACAAAGTAAAAGCACAACTGGAGGCAAAGTAA
- a CDS encoding insulinase family protein, with protein MKCLSNWFLLFFVLSAGTVLAQPQLVEKVEQGAGMTIPFEKWKLSNGLTILVHEDHTNPLVTVRITYHVGSARESIGKSGFAHFFEHMMFEGSDHVKDKEHFKIISEAGGNMNGNTERDITNYYEIIPSNNLEVALWLEADRMGFLLDSVTKAKFEIQRSTVKNEKSQNVENQPYAMAFVETINQILYPPGHPYSWPVIGYVDDLNRVTVDDLKNFFLRWYGPNNAILTISGDVNTKDAIALADKYFSTIPASPEVKKLKVPAPILSVDQYANYVDNVYLPLTLMVYPTVPKFHRDEAPLMLLAKMMGEGNNSIFYKNFVKNEKAIQAGVGYEGSELAGEMNIIVVAYPSMNPAEIGKDFNETEKKIHETITEFETTGITDEALQRVKSGKESEIIDEISTTMGKASLLTEWQLFVGRPYNLTDELDRFTKVTKEDIVRVFNKYVKDKYAAIVNVYPKDPMSKDSVKSVNPNANLKANDDAEYKGLTYVKAKDNFDRSKRPAAGAPKAPVIPQSYSQQLKNGLKIIGTQTQTPKVVMLLTIKGGNILFTEDPKKAGIAEFTAGLMNEGTQNYTTEQISAELDKLGSSIQFEGGKENTTVVVQSLTKNIDATLKLLEEKLLHPRFDPADFKRVKKQYIESLANERKQADETADKLYRNLIYGNTVLGAYPTEKNIRKLSIDDLKNYYQQYYSPAVASLVIVGDISESQIIPKLSFLEKWESKPVKLPEISVATSSAPTTIYFANKDDAPQSVLMIGHLSSSYDATGDFFKSNVMNFALGGAFNSRLNLNLREEKGYTYGIRSGFQATKYPGTFTVSASVRRTATDSCVTEIMKEIKNYKAKGLTDEEVAFTRNSILNSEALRYESPFQKANFLSRIVQYDLPTDFTVKQAQILKDMTKEDMNSLAAKYLNPDNMVIMVVGNRYTLKDKLEKLGYGKIKDVDLE; from the coding sequence ATGAAATGCCTTTCAAATTGGTTCTTACTATTCTTTGTACTCTCAGCAGGTACAGTTCTGGCACAACCTCAATTGGTTGAAAAAGTGGAACAAGGCGCCGGTATGACAATTCCATTTGAAAAATGGAAACTCAGCAACGGTCTTACCATTCTTGTACACGAGGATCACACCAATCCTTTGGTCACTGTCCGCATCACTTATCATGTTGGTTCAGCCCGTGAAAGTATTGGTAAGTCAGGATTTGCACACTTTTTTGAACACATGATGTTTGAAGGTTCAGATCATGTAAAAGATAAAGAGCATTTCAAAATTATCAGTGAAGCCGGCGGAAATATGAATGGTAACACTGAAAGAGATATTACGAATTATTATGAAATTATCCCAAGTAATAATCTTGAAGTAGCTCTGTGGCTGGAAGCTGACAGAATGGGATTTCTTCTGGATTCTGTTACAAAAGCGAAATTTGAAATTCAGCGCTCAACAGTGAAAAATGAAAAATCTCAGAATGTGGAGAACCAGCCTTACGCAATGGCTTTTGTAGAAACAATCAATCAGATTCTTTATCCTCCCGGACATCCTTACAGTTGGCCTGTCATTGGATATGTGGATGACCTCAACCGCGTAACAGTCGATGATTTGAAGAATTTTTTCCTTCGTTGGTATGGTCCAAACAACGCCATCCTGACCATTTCCGGTGATGTAAATACAAAAGATGCTATTGCTTTGGCCGATAAATATTTCAGTACTATTCCCGCTTCTCCGGAAGTGAAAAAACTTAAAGTACCAGCGCCGATCCTGTCTGTTGATCAATATGCAAATTATGTAGATAACGTTTATCTTCCTTTGACCCTGATGGTGTATCCTACAGTTCCAAAATTTCACAGAGATGAAGCTCCTCTGATGTTGCTTGCGAAAATGATGGGGGAGGGGAATAACTCCATTTTTTACAAAAATTTCGTAAAAAATGAAAAAGCTATCCAGGCAGGAGTAGGGTATGAAGGAAGTGAACTGGCTGGTGAAATGAACATCATTGTAGTCGCTTATCCAAGTATGAATCCCGCGGAAATTGGAAAGGACTTCAATGAAACGGAAAAGAAGATTCACGAAACTATTACTGAATTTGAAACTACCGGAATTACAGACGAAGCATTACAACGTGTAAAATCCGGGAAGGAATCTGAAATCATTGATGAAATTTCCACAACAATGGGAAAAGCATCTTTGCTTACAGAATGGCAACTTTTTGTAGGAAGACCCTACAATCTTACAGATGAACTGGATCGTTTTACTAAAGTGACCAAGGAAGATATTGTCAGAGTATTCAATAAATATGTGAAAGACAAATATGCGGCAATAGTAAACGTCTATCCGAAAGATCCGATGTCAAAGGATTCCGTGAAAAGTGTAAATCCAAACGCGAACCTGAAAGCAAATGATGATGCCGAATACAAAGGACTTACATATGTGAAAGCGAAAGATAATTTTGACCGAAGCAAACGACCAGCTGCAGGTGCTCCAAAGGCACCTGTGATTCCTCAATCGTATTCACAACAATTGAAAAACGGATTAAAAATTATTGGTACTCAAACACAAACTCCAAAAGTTGTGATGTTGCTCACCATTAAAGGTGGAAACATTTTATTTACTGAAGATCCCAAGAAAGCCGGAATTGCGGAATTCACAGCCGGCTTGATGAATGAAGGTACTCAGAACTATACCACAGAACAGATCAGCGCGGAGCTGGATAAACTGGGAAGCAGCATACAATTTGAAGGTGGCAAAGAAAACACAACTGTTGTTGTGCAATCTCTCACCAAAAACATTGATGCGACATTGAAATTGCTGGAAGAAAAATTGTTGCATCCACGTTTTGATCCTGCTGATTTTAAACGTGTAAAAAAACAATACATCGAATCTCTTGCAAACGAACGTAAGCAAGCGGATGAAACTGCAGATAAATTGTATAGAAATCTCATTTATGGAAATACTGTCCTTGGTGCTTACCCAACTGAAAAAAATATCAGAAAGCTGTCTATTGATGATTTGAAAAATTATTATCAGCAATACTATTCACCTGCAGTGGCCAGCCTGGTAATTGTTGGAGATATCAGCGAGAGTCAAATTATTCCGAAGTTGTCATTCCTTGAAAAATGGGAATCTAAACCGGTTAAACTTCCGGAGATTTCTGTAGCGACATCTTCAGCGCCAACAACAATTTATTTTGCAAACAAGGATGATGCGCCACAATCGGTATTGATGATTGGTCATCTTTCTTCAAGCTATGACGCGACCGGTGATTTCTTCAAATCAAATGTCATGAACTTCGCATTGGGTGGCGCATTCAACAGCCGACTGAACCTGAACCTTCGTGAAGAAAAAGGGTATACCTATGGAATCCGTTCAGGATTTCAAGCAACGAAATACCCAGGAACTTTTACCGTTTCTGCCAGTGTGAGAAGAACCGCCACAGATTCCTGTGTTACTGAAATCATGAAAGAAATTAAAAACTACAAAGCCAAAGGATTGACCGATGAAGAAGTTGCCTTCACAAGAAATTCCATTCTGAATAGTGAAGCTCTGCGTTACGAATCACCGTTTCAAAAGGCAAACTTCCTTTCCCGAATTGTACAATATGATCTTCCAACTGATTTTACTGTGAAACAGGCTCAGATCCTGAAAGACATGACCAAAGAAGACATGAACAGTCTTGCTGCAAAATATCTGAATCCTGACAATATGGTGATCATGGTTGTTGGAAACCGATATACATTGAAGGATAAATTGGAGAAACTTGGATACGGAAAAATCAAGGACGTAGATCTCGAATAG